The sequence ATGAAGCCGAAGCCCTTTTCTGCGTTGAACCACTTCACGGTACCGGAAGCCATGTTTTTCTCCTTCGGGGCGGTGCGTCGGGGCGCACACTGTGTGCGCTCCGTGTCGCCGTGATGATCACCCCACCGGAAATGAAACCGGAGCCATAAAGGATCCCCACCCGTAACGAACTGGTGGGGATGCCTGTCAAGATTTTCGGGAACCACAACATGCAACTGAGATCGAGACTAGCACGCCGAGATCGACCGTGCATGATGAATGAATCCGCTCAGCCTGTCGAGTAAGTAATATTCATCGCGCGTCGATCTCAATTCTCATCTGGCGGGCATAGATATTGGCGGGCCCGGGCGGCATGGTTTCTGGTTGCCGGCCGCGTGCGCCCGGCGGCGAACCGTGGGGGGCCGCCGCCGGGCGGGTCGGTCGTCCGCGCCCCCTCGGGGTCAGGGCCGGATCGGGAGGGTCCGGCAGTTGGAGGTGGTGGGCTTGGCCGCCAGGCGGTCGGTCAGCCAGTCGATGGCGTCGCCCTGGTCGGTCAGCAGCGGGGCGAAGTGGTTGAGGAGCGCGCTGCCCACGCCCGGCAGGACGACGGGCTTGTAGGTGACGTCGGCCCCCTTGCGGCACCAGTCGACGGCGAGGTCCCGCGACTGGCCGTGGGGTACGAGGTTGTCGCTGACGCCCGTCGCGAGCCGGACCGGCCCCGACGGCTTCAGCCGGCCGATGCGCTGGCCGTCCAGGAACGTCCTGAGCTCGGGCGTGGCGGCGATGATCTCGCTGATGGAGCGGCCGTCGGTGGTCCACTTGGTGCTCTTGGCGTAGCCGTAGCCGAAGAGGGCGTCGCCGACGCACATGGTGGACAGATCGGCGAGGGCCGCCTTTCCGGCCGCGTTGAGATGCGCCTCGGCGATCGGCTTCAGCTCCGGGTCGGACTGGAGGAAGCCGTTGAGCGACCAGCCCAGCGCACCGGCCAGCTCGCTGCCGTCGATGGCCTCGGTGACCGAGGTCAGGTCGGCGGGCGGCGCGCCCGCGTAGGTCCCGGCGAGGGTGACGTCGGGGGCGTAGGAGGACTGGAGCTCGGCGGCCGAGGCGGTCGCCCCGCCGCCCTGGCTGTAGCCGAACAGGCCGACCGGGGAGCCGGTGGTGACCGAGGCCCCGCCGAGCGAGCGGGCCGCGCGGACGGCGTCCAGGACCGCGTGTCCCTCGTCGACCCGGTCGACGTAGGTGTGCAGCCGGTCGGTCGCGCCCAAACCGGCGTAGTCGGTGACGACGACGGCGGTGCCCTTCGCGAGGAGCCGGTAGATCGCCAGGTCCTCGTAACCCACCGACACCGTCCGGCCGTTGAAGCTCAGCGGGTGTTCGAGGCCCATGGACGCGGCGCACTGGTCGCCCTGGCCCAGGGTGCCGGGTGCCACCGCGACGAGGGGACGAGGCCCCTCGCCCTTCCAGCGGGCCGTCGGCTCGATGTACGCCCCGGTGACGGCGACGGGCTTCCCGTTCGAGTCGGTGGACTTGTACATCAGCCGGGTCGCGGTGCCCGGCAGTGGTCCGTGCAGGCTGGGCAGGCTCAGGGCCAGCGGAAGGGGCTCGCTGCGCACGAGCGCGCCGTTCGCGGCGGGCAGGGCGGTCGGCGGGTTGTAGAAGGCGGGGATGGTGACGCCCCGGGACACGACCTCGTCCGTCGCGGTGGCGGCGGTGACCGTGAGTGCCTGGGCGGAGAGACAGGCGGCGGCGGTGACTGCCGCGGCCAGCAGTTTTCTGCGTGCGGGCATGGCGAACCTCCTGTGGAGCGGCCGGAGAGGTGCACAGGTGCGGCGGCACGGGGCGCAGACACGTCCCACGGGTCCGGCCGTGCCGCCGTGAAGTAGTTCGCCTGGAACTTACCTATGAGTAAGTTACTCGTGGTAGCAGTAGGGAGGTTACGGTTCGGTAACTTGACGGGTTGTCTAATAGCGGAGCCGTCCCGGTCACCCCGAGGACACCCCGAGCGCACCCCGAGCGCACCCCGGAGGCTCCCCGCGGGCAGGCCCGAAGCTGACGGGAGCCAGACCAGAGGCTGACACGGCGGCCCGCCCCCTCGTCCCGGAGGCGGAGCGGCAGGCCCGTTCCTACTGCGTACCGAGTAGCGAAATGTGTCGGCAGACGCACGACGACAGGACGGCCCTCCACCGGACAGCCTGGAAGGACATTGGGCACCAGATGTGGAGACCTCCTGCCGTGGCTACTTTCCTGTACCGACTGGGCCGTCTGGCCTTCCGGCGTCGCTGGTACGTCGCCCTGGTCTGGGCGGCCGTCCTGGCCGCGGTCGGCCTGGGCGCGATGAAGGCACCGGCAGCCGCCGACGAGGGATTCTCCATGCCCGGCATCGAGTCCCAGAAGGCCTTCGACCTGATGGAACAGCGCTTCCCCGGTACATCCGCGGACGGCGCGACCGCCAGGGTCGTCTTCGTCGCGCCGGGCGGTGAGAAGGTCACCGCCGCCGACAACAGGAAGGCCGTCGAGAAGACGGTCACCGAGCTGGCCGACGGCTCCCAGGTGGCGAGCGCCGCCGACCCCTTCGAGTCGAAGGCGGTCAGCAAGGACGGCACGACGGCGTACGCGACCGTCACCTACAAGGTCGGGCCCGAGGAGCTGACGGACGCGAGCAGGTCCCACCTGGTGAAGGCTCTCGACGAGGCCCAGGACTCCGGGCTGACCGTCGAGGCCGGCGGGACCGCCATGGAGGAGAACGGCGGACCGGGCGGAGCGGCCGAGCTGATCGGCGTCGCGATAGCCGCGGTCGTCCTGCTGGTCACCTTCGGTTCCCTCGCCGCGGCCGGACTGCCGCTGCTGACCGCCGTCATCGGCGTCGGCGTGAGCATGGCCACCATCCTGACCCTGGCCAGCACCCTCGGCCTGTCCACGACGACCGGCACCCTGGCGATGATGCTGGGCCTCGCGGTCGGCATCGACTACGCCCTGTTCGTGGTCTCCCGTTACCGCGAGGAGCGCGCCAAGGGCCGTACGCCCGAGGAAGCCGCCGGGCTCGCGGCCGGCACCGCCGGTTCCGCGGTCGTCTTCGCCGGACTCACCGTCGTCATCGCCCTCGCCGGACTCGCGGTGGTCGGCATCCCGATGCTCACCAAGATGGGCCTGGCCGCGGCAGGCGCGGTCGTCGTGGGCGTACTCATCGCGCTGACGCTCGTACCCGCGCTCCTCGGCTTCTGGCCGAACGCCGTGCTCACCCGCCGGGCCCGCAAGAGCGGCCGGGTCGAGAAGGAGGCCAAGGACAACGGGGGCACCCGCTGGGCGCGGTTCGTCCTGCGCCGTCCCGTGCCCGTGCTGCTCCTCGGAGTGGTGGGTCTGGGAGCCCTCGCCGTGCCGATGACCGACCTGCAGCTGGGCATGCCCGGCGACGAGGCGAAGTCGACCTCCACCACCGAGCGCCGGGCCTACGACGCGCTCGCCGAGGGCTTCGGTCCGGGCTTCAACGGTCCGCTGACCGTCGTCGTGGACGCCAAGGGCGACTCCGACGCGAAGGGCGCCGTCGAGACGATCTCCAAGGAGATCGGCGCCACCGAGGGTGTCGTGTCGGTGTCCCCGGCCCGCTTCAACGAAGCCGGTGACACCGCCGTCTTCTCCGTGGTGCCCGCCACCGCGCCGACCGACCAGAAGACCACGGACCTCGTGCAGACCATCCGGGGCGAGCGGACCGGGGTCGAGACCGAGACCGGCGCCACCTTCGAGGTCACCGGCACCACCGCGCTGAACATCGACATCTCCGACAAGGTCCAGGCCGCGCTGGTCCCGTACCTGATCGTCGTGGTCGGTCTGGCGATCATCCTGCTGATGGTGGTCTTCCGGTCCCTGCTCGTCCCGCTCAAGGCGGCCCTCGGCTTCCTCCTGTCGGTCCTGGCGTCCCTCGGTGTGGTCGTCCTGGTCTTCCAGCAGGGCCACGGCGCCGAACTCCTGGGCGTGGAGCAGACCGGCCCGATCATGAGCCTGATGCCGATCTTCCTGGTGGGCATCGTCTTCGGCCTGGCCATGGACTACGAGGTCTTCCTGGTCTCCCGGATGCGCGAGGCGTACGTCCACGGGGAATCGCCCGACCAGGCGGTGACCAGCGGGTTCCGGCACAGCGCCCGGGTCGTCGTGGCCGCCGCGCTGATCATGATCGCGGTGTTCGCCGGATTCATCGGCGAGAGCGACTCCATGATCAAGATGATCGGCTTCGGGCTGGCCTCCGCCGTCCTCTTCGACGCCTTCGTCGTCCGGATGGCGATCGTGCCCGCGGTCCTGGCCCTGCTCGGCCACAAGGCCTGGTGGCTGCCGGGCTGGCTCGACCGGCTGCTGCCCCGCGTCGACGTCGAAGGGGAGGCGCTCACCCGGCGGGCCGAGCCGGTTCCGGCCCCGTCCGAGCCGGCCGACCTCGAAGTGGCCCGCACCTGACCCCCGCCCGAGGCGACCGCCTCCCCCCGGTAGGGGCCGTCCGTGGCGCGACGACACGGGCGGCCCCGTCGGCCGTTCGCACCGCGGAGCGTCCACGATGGGCGCAGCACGACGGACCCAGCCAGCCAACCGGAGAGCCCGATGTCCACCAGCCTGGAGCGCTACACGGACCGCTTCGAGCAGTACGCGGACCGCCATCCCCGCGTCATCGACGTGGCCCTGGCCGCGGGGCTGATGGGTTCGGCGACCCTCGGCAGCTCACTCACCCTGCCCGGCGTCGTTCCGCCGGACCACGACAGCGCCGGGACCGTCCTCATGGGCGTGTCCTGCCTCGCCCTGCTCAGGTACCGCAAGTACCCGCGGATCACCGTCGCCGTGATCACGGTCTGCACGGTGATCGCGATCAACCTGGGGTACCTGGTCACCCCCCTGCTGCTGGCCCCGATCATGGCGGCGCTCTACTGGCTGGCCGTCCTCAGCGACCGGAAGACCACCCGTGTCTACGGCTGCACCGTCATGGTGGCGCTGACGGCGGGCTCGGTGCTGTCCGACTCGATGGACGAGTACTCCCTGCTGCTCAGAACCATCGGGCCGTTCTTCTGGCTGCTGCTGCCGATCGCCGCGGGCAACATGACCCGGTTGCGGCGCGCCTATCTGAAGGCCGTGCAGGCCCGCGCCGAACACGCCGAGCGGACCCGGGAGGAGGAGGCGCGGCTGCGCGTCACCGAGGAGCGCATGCGCATCGCCCGCGAACTGCACGACGTCGTCGCCCACCATCTGGCCCTGGCCAACGCGCAGGCCGGCACCGCGGCCCACCTCGCGCTCAGCAACCCGCAGCAGTCGCGGAAGATCCTCACCGACCTGACCGGGACCACGTCGTCCGCGCTGCGCGAGCTGAAGGCCACGCTGGGGCTGCTGCGCCAGAGCGACGACCCGGCCTCCCCGTCGCTGGAGCCGTCCCCCGGCCTCGACTGCCTGCCCGATCTGGTGACGGCGTGCGCGTCCGCGGGGGTCGCCGTCGCGGTGACCACGGAGGGCGTGCCGCAGCCGCTCTCGCCCGGGGTCGACCTCACGGCGTTCCGGATCGTGCAGGAGGCGCTGACGAACGTGACCAAGCACGCCGCCGCGGAGACCGCGCACGTGCGGCTCGTCTACTCAGGCTCCCGGCTGCTGATCACGGTCACCAACGACGGCCCCGCCGCCGTGGCCGCCATGGCTCCCAGGGCCGCCGAGAACCCCTTCGCCGTCGAGCAGGGCCGGGGCTTCGGGGTCATGGGCATGCACGAACGTGCCCGGTCCATCGGCGGCGAACTCCGGGCGGGGCCCCGTCCGGAGGGCGGCTTCGAGGTCGCCACCGCACTGCCGCTGCAGCCGTCGACGGCGGGAGAGGCGGGGGCGACGGGGACCGCGGGGACCGCGGGGGCGTCCGGGGAAGCCTCCGGAGCGTCCGACACCGCCGACCTCTCCGGCGCCCCCGAAGCCGCCGAAGCCGCCGGCGAGGCAAGGCCCACCATCTCCACCATCTGCTCGACCTGCTTCAACTCCTCCCACTACTTCACCTCGGCCAAGTCGGCCGGTTCCGCAGAAGGAGAGAAGCCATGAGCATCAGGGTGCTGCTCGTCGACGACCAGGCCCTGTTGCGGGCCACCTTCCGGATCCTGATCGACTCCTGCGACGACATGACGGTGGTCGGCGAGGCCTCCGACGGTGCCGAGGCGGTGAATCTGGCCCGCGCCCACCACCCCGACATCGTCCTCATGGACATCCGGATGCCGGGCGTGGACGGCCTCACCGCCACGTCCGCCATCTGCGCGGACCCGGAACTGTCCGCCACCCGCGTCCTCATCCTGACCACGTTCGAGACCGAGGACTACGTCGCCCAGGCGCTGCGCGCGGGTGCCAGCGGGTTCCTCGGCAAGGACGTCACGGCCGACACCCTGCTGGACGGCCTGAGAACCGTGGCGTCGGGAGAGGCACTGCTGTCGCCCGGCGCCACCCGCACGCTCATCACGCGCTTCCTCACCTCCCCCGCTCCAGGGGGTCACCTGGCGCCCCCGGAGCGGCTGGCCGAACTCACGGTGCGCGAACGCGAGGTGATGGCCCTGGCGGCGGAGGGCAAGTCCAACACCGAGATCGCCGAGGACCTCACGGTCAGTCCGCTGACCGTACGCACCCACGTCCACCGGGCCATGACGAAGCTGGGCGCCCGGGACCGCGCCCAGCTGGTCGTGATCGCCTATCAGACGGGTCTGGTGCAGGCGGGGCCGACGGCGCCCTGAGGGCCACGCACACGCCGGTGACTCGCCGCGGTCCCCGGCGTGCGGTCCGCGGCGAGTCGGTGGCCCCCCCCGGGGACAGGTCAGGTTCCGGTGAGGCTGATGGCGATGTCCGTGACGTTCAGGGGGAACTGGCCGATGGACGTCGGCTCGCCGGTGAGGACGTTGACGCTGTAGAAGAACGCCCTGGTCGAGCCGTACGGCAGGAGCGAGGCGAAGGCGTCGTTCGAGGTCGTCCTGCCGTTCGTCAGGGTGCTGTAGATGTCGAGGCCCGCGTCGACACCGGCGTCGAAGCCGAGGAGGCCGGTCGGGACGAGGGTGCCCGCGTTGGGCGGCGACTGGATGACGACCTGGTCGTTGTACGTGTCGATGTCGAACAGGGTCGTCGCGGTGGACCCCACCAGGTCGTTGTTCGTGTAGCCGGCCGCGGTCACGCCCTGCGCGGCCGTGGTGAGCGGCGGGACGGTCAGCGCGGTGTCCGTGGCCGTCGTGCCGTCGTTCAGGTTGTGCCGCAGGTTCTGGCCGTAGTTGCTGATCACCCGCAGCCGGTCCGCCGCCGGGTTGAAGTCGATGTCGAAGACGGTGCCGTAGAGCGCGACCGAGAGCTGGGAGACCTTGGTCGCGACCACGGTGTCGGGCAGGGCCGGCGGCATCTTGATCGTGTAGATGCCGCCCTTGTCGCCGACGGCGTACAGCAGGCCGTTCTGCACCCGGAAGTCGATGCCGATGATCTTGGTGTCGCCGACGAGTCCGTCGATGACCAGCACCCAGTTGAGCACCCTCGGGTTGTCCGTCATGAACGTGGACAACAGGGTGCCGTCGCCGGCGAGGCCGTACGCCCGCAGGCTGGGAGTGGCGTCGGGGGCGGCCGAGCTGGAGCCGGGCGCGCTCAGTGTGAGCGCGGTCGCTGCCGACATGACCGCCACCGCCGCCGCGATTCTCTTCTTGAACGCTGCTTTCATCGTTTTCCCTCCCGTTTCAAGAATTCCGGTGAAGGAATTCCGGTTCCTGGTGAGCGCAGCGGAACAGGGCGTCCTGGACGCCCTGTTGCATGACTTCGGGATGTGTTGCCCGGCGCTTCGATTCATCTGCGGATCCGCGGTCCCCCCGGGCGGCTGCGCGGTTTCCATTAAGCCCAGGCAGCCCGGGTGCCACAAGCGGATCGAGCCACAAGTGCGCCGGGATCAAGGAACTTTGCGCACTGTGACAAATCGGCCGTCGACATATCCTTCACCGATTCACCCGGAGTGATAAGTGTCCGTCCGGATTTCACCTGTCGGCACCCTGGCCTCGGTGACATGCTCATGTTCATGGGGAGCCTCTTCGCCGAGCTGGCCCGGCGGGCGTCGGCCAACGCACGCCGCGAGGTCGAGACGTACGTGCGCGAGATCCCGGAACTCGGGTCGCTGGACGTGAACTCCCGGGCCAGGGACGAGACACTGGAGTACTCGGTGTGGTTCAGGCGCCGCACGCTCGAACTGGCCCCCGTCAACGGCATGCTGACCGACGCCGACCTCGTCTTCATCGCGTCGATGGGCGAGTCGCGGGCCGGGGCGGGGATGTCGCTGGATTCACGGCAGCGGGTCCTGCGCGTGCACACCGAACTCATGCTGCGCGAGATCAACGAGGCCACGGAGGCCCAGCGCGGCGGCGATGTCGACGAACTCATGCGGATCATGAGCTGGTTCGCCCCGCAGGGCGAGCGCGGCATCGGCGCCTACCGCCAGGGCTTCGTGACGGCGCTGCGACGCCGTCTCCCGTACGCCGAACAGATCGGCCTGCTCGCCAGGTCACTGCTCTCCGACGACCCCATGGCGGCGGAACTCGCGCTGCTCACGGGCGTGGAACCGGCCGGGTACTACGCGGTGACGGTGATCCGGATGCCCGACCGCCCGGTCGGAGACCGCGACCTGGAGAGCGGGATCGAGGCGCTGGTCAGGGACCACCAGGTGCCGGTCACCTGGTGCCCGGAACGCGGCGGCACGGGAGGGGGCGGAGGTGAGGGCGGGGGCAGAGGCGGTGAGCTGATCGCCCTCGTGCCCGGTGGCGGTCCGGACACCGTGCGGTCGGCCGCCCTGCCCGACCTTCTGGCCGCCCCCGATCCCTCGGCCGTCCCCGACCTCCTGCGGGACGTCGCCCGGGCCATCGGCCCACTGTGCGCGGTCGGCACCGCGGGCGCGCCGGTGGGCGAGCTGGCCGGCGCCCTCGACCGGGCCCGGCGGATCAGCAGGGCGGCCCCCCTGCGGCGTACGTCCGCGAGGCTGCGGCCGCACACCCTGGCGGACGTCTTCGTCGAACTCACGGTCGCGGACGTGCCGTACGTGGACGAATGGCTCCGGACCGTGGCCCGGCGCCTCGAACCCGGCCCGGACCTCCTCCTCACCCTCGACGCGTACTACCGCCACGACATGAACCGCGGCTCCGCGGCGGAAGCCCTCAACGTCCACCCGCGCACCCTGGACTACCGCCTCCGCCGGGTACGGGAACTCACGGACATCGACCCGGGCTCGACGCGGGGCGTACGGATCCTGAGCTCGGTCGTCGCCCGGAGTCTCTCGGGAGCGTGGCGGTGAGCGGTCAGCGCGTGACGTCGAAGGCCGCGGCACGGGGTACGAACGTCGTGCCGCCGTCCTCGGCCGTCGCCAGCGCGGAGATGTGCCAGGTGCCCCGGTCCAGCCCGGCCTCCTCCTTCTTCGTGACCTTCAGCGTGTAGGTGCAGCGGGACGTCCCGTCCGAGGTGCTCCGGCAGTCGGCGCTGTCCACGGACCGCAGCTCCGCCTCGGTCGGGTCGAGCTTCGAACTCGCGGGCCACGCGATGACCTTGAGCCCCCGGACACCCGAGTCGTCGCTCACGTCCGTGGTGAAGGTCAGCGAACCCGCGCCGCTGCCGGTCGGGGCGACGTAACGGGCCGACGTGCCGCTCAGGGCCGGCTCCGAGGAGGACGAGGCCATGGCGAATCCACCGGCGGCGACACCGCCCACGACAGCGAAACCGACGAGCGACGAGATGAGAATGCGCTTGGACATGGGATATCCCCCTGAATTGGTCTGGAATTCGTGCGGAATCAGATGCGCTTCACAACTGTGGAGAAGCGGTACGCGCATTTGCTAGGGCGGGCCGCTTTCTCGATGTGTCCGAGATTAGGGGCCGGGGCATCGCGTGGTCGTCGCGCTGCCGGATGACTGCCGTCTCGAACCAGAGATGGAGACCACCGCCTCGCCGTCCACCCGGCCGTCCCGGTCAGGTCACGTCTCCAACCCTGGTAAGAGACGGGAATCCACCCTCAGCCGGAGCCGGGCCGCCCACCTGCGGCCATAGCCTTGGTCCGCCATGAAACCCGCCGTGAACTCCCTCGTGAAGCTCCCCTGAGGCCCGCCATGAACCGCACCGACGACCGGCTGCTGCCGGTTCTGCTGCTCTGCGCCCAGGCCCTGGTGTGGCCCGGTGCGGCACTGGTGCGCGGGACCGCACCCACCACCTCCGCGCTTCTCGTGGCGGTCCTGGTCGCCGGATCGGTGACCGCCGCACTCGCGCTGCGCCGGGCCCGTCCGGTGGTCACCCTCGTCCTGGTCGCCGCCGCCTGCGCGCTGGGCGCCGGGCCGCTGCCCGTCGGGGCGACGGCGGTGCTCGGGACCGCGGGCGTCGGGCTCGCCCTGTTCACCGTGGCGGCCGAACGCGACACCTTCACCGCCGTGCTGTGCGGGGTGGCGCTCGCCGTCTGGCAGCTGCTGCAGAACCTCACCCTGCACGGACTCAGCGAACGCGACGGACTCGACCTCGTCCTGACCGCCCTGCTGTACGCCGTCGCGTGCGGCGCCGGCCTGCTCGTACGGCGTACCCGGCGGGCCCGGCGGACGGCCGAGGCGCTGCTGAAGCGGGCCGAGACCGAACGCCACCGGCTGCCGGCCGTGGAGCGGCGCCGGATGGAAAGGGAGCTGCACGACGTCAGCGCCCACCATCTGACGGCCGTGGTGGTCACGGCGGGCGCGGCCCTCGGACTGCGTGAGCGCCGGCCCGAACTGGCCGAGGAGGCACTCGGGTTCGCGGTCGAGACCGGGCGTGAGGTCACCCGGGCGCTCGGTGCGGTGCGGGCGCCGGCGCCCTCGCGGGAGGAACTGCCCTCGCCGGAGGAACGGCTGCGGGAACTCGTCGCGGGGTTCCGGCGGCTCGGCCAGCCCGTGGACTGCGAGATCGGCCCGCTGCCGGACGGGGCCGTCGCGGACGCGGCCTTCGGCATCGTGCGCGAGGCGCTGACCAACGTGGCCCGGCACGCACCCGGCGCCCACACGGTGGTGCGGTGCCGGTACGGCGACACCCGCACGGACGTCGTGGTCACCAGCGCGGCGCCGCCCTCCGGTGCGGTGGCCGCGGCGGCGCACGGGGCGGGTCTGGGCGGTGGGCGCGGGCAGGGGTTCCTGCGGTCCCGGGCGCGGGAGGCGGGCGGGACCCTGACCAGTGGGGCGACGGCGGAGGGTGGCTGGGAGGTGCGGGCCGTTCTGCCCGGCCGGAGTGCCGCGCCGGCGGAGCGGGGGGTCGCGCGGAGCTATCGCTTGGCGCAACTGACGGCTGCCGTCGGGCTGGTGGTGCAGCCGTTGCTGCCCGTGCTGGTGGTCCGGGCGGAGGCCATGCCGCCGGGCGGGAGTGGTGGGCGGGTGTCCGCGGGGCTGCTCTTCGCGCTGCTGGCTGCGGCTCAGGTGGTCGCGCTGTTGTGGTTGCGGCGGGCGCCGGGGTTCGCCTGGGGGGTGCTGCTCGGGCTGGCGCTTCTTTGGCCTCTGGCGATGGAGGTGGGGGAGTACGGGGGGCCGGTGCTCGTGCCGGTGGGGTTGAGCCTGCTTGCCACGTGTGTGGGGGTTGAACGGGTCGGTCGTCTTGCTGTCAGGGATTGCGCCGTTCCCCGCGCCCCTGGGGGGTGGAGGGCTGGGCGGGTTGGTCGTCTTGCTCCTGAGGATCGCGCCGTTCCCCGCGCCCCTTCGGGGGTTGTCGCGGGTGCCGTGGGGGTGCATGCCGTGGCTGTGATCGTCGCCGTGACGGGGCGGGAGGTGTCTGTTCCCGGCTGGGCGGTTGCCGTGGGCTCGGTGGGTGGGGTCGGTGCGGTGGTCTGTGCGGCGCTGTGGGCCGGGGTGCTGCGGGGACGGCGGGAAGGGGTCGCGCGAGGAGTGCGGGAGGCGCGGGTCGCCGGGTGGGCGGGGGAGGCCGTCCGGGACGCCTGGGCCGAGCGCCGGCGGATCGCGGCCGGGCTGGAGACCACCGTGCTGGCCCGCACCGCCGACATGGTCGCCCAGGCGGAGGCGGGCCGTCTCGACACGACCGCCGAACGCGCCCGCGAGGCCCTCGCCGCGATGCGCGCCCTGCTCGACACGGTCCGGGACAGTGAGGGGGAGAGGCAGCCCGAACTGCGGCCGCAGCCCACCCTCCAGGCGCTCGACCTGCTGGCCAGGCAGTGCCGGGCCACCGGTCGCGACGTCGAGATACGGCTGACCGGCCGCGTACCGGAGCGGCTGCCCACCGCGGTGGATCTGGCCGCCTACCACGCGGCCGAGACGGTGCTCGCGGCCGGCGGCGAGGAGCCCGCGGTTCTCGAATTCGACACGGACGGCGATACGTTGACGCTCACGGCCACCGGGGTCCCCCGCGCCGCCCGCCCCGCCGTACGGGAACTGCTGGCGGCGCGCGCCGCCGCGCTCGGCGGCACCCTGGACACCGACCGGCCGGGCACGGTCGGGCTCCGGCTGCCACTCGCACCGGTTCAGCGGCAGGACGGCGTCATGCCGTCCGAGGAGACCGAGGAGAGGGAGCGATGAGCCTCAAGGTGCTGGTCGTCGACGATCAGGGCATCGTGCGGGCGGGGTTCGCCGCCGTGATCGACGCCGAGGAGGACATGACGGTGGTCGGCGAGGCCGCCGACGGAGCCGCCGCGGTGCGTCTCGCCGCGGAACTGGCCCCCGACGTGGTCGTCATGGACGTCCGGATGCCCGTGCTCGACGGCATCGCCGCCACCCGCATCATCACCGGCCGCCAGGACGCGCCCCGGGTCCTGGTGCTGACCACCTTCGACCTCGACTCGTACATCTTCGACGCGCTGCGGGCCGGGGCGTCCGGGTTCCTGCTCAAGGACGTGCACGCCTCCGAACTGCTGCAGGGGATCAGGGTGGTGGCCGCCGGGGAGAGCGTGCTGGCACCCTCCGCGACC is a genomic window of Streptomyces sp. NBC_00414 containing:
- a CDS encoding DUF4394 domain-containing protein encodes the protein MKAAFKKRIAAAVAVMSAATALTLSAPGSSSAAPDATPSLRAYGLAGDGTLLSTFMTDNPRVLNWVLVIDGLVGDTKIIGIDFRVQNGLLYAVGDKGGIYTIKMPPALPDTVVATKVSQLSVALYGTVFDIDFNPAADRLRVISNYGQNLRHNLNDGTTATDTALTVPPLTTAAQGVTAAGYTNNDLVGSTATTLFDIDTYNDQVVIQSPPNAGTLVPTGLLGFDAGVDAGLDIYSTLTNGRTTSNDAFASLLPYGSTRAFFYSVNVLTGEPTSIGQFPLNVTDIAISLTGT
- a CDS encoding lipase family protein, coding for MPARRKLLAAAVTAAACLSAQALTVTAATATDEVVSRGVTIPAFYNPPTALPAANGALVRSEPLPLALSLPSLHGPLPGTATRLMYKSTDSNGKPVAVTGAYIEPTARWKGEGPRPLVAVAPGTLGQGDQCAASMGLEHPLSFNGRTVSVGYEDLAIYRLLAKGTAVVVTDYAGLGATDRLHTYVDRVDEGHAVLDAVRAARSLGGASVTTGSPVGLFGYSQGGGATASAAELQSSYAPDVTLAGTYAGAPPADLTSVTEAIDGSELAGALGWSLNGFLQSDPELKPIAEAHLNAAGKAALADLSTMCVGDALFGYGYAKSTKWTTDGRSISEIIAATPELRTFLDGQRIGRLKPSGPVRLATGVSDNLVPHGQSRDLAVDWCRKGADVTYKPVVLPGVGSALLNHFAPLLTDQGDAIDWLTDRLAAKPTTSNCRTLPIRP
- a CDS encoding DUF5707 domain-containing protein; amino-acid sequence: MSKRILISSLVGFAVVGGVAAGGFAMASSSSEPALSGTSARYVAPTGSGAGSLTFTTDVSDDSGVRGLKVIAWPASSKLDPTEAELRSVDSADCRSTSDGTSRCTYTLKVTKKEEAGLDRGTWHISALATAEDGGTTFVPRAAAFDVTR
- a CDS encoding PucR family transcriptional regulator is translated as MGSLFAELARRASANARREVETYVREIPELGSLDVNSRARDETLEYSVWFRRRTLELAPVNGMLTDADLVFIASMGESRAGAGMSLDSRQRVLRVHTELMLREINEATEAQRGGDVDELMRIMSWFAPQGERGIGAYRQGFVTALRRRLPYAEQIGLLARSLLSDDPMAAELALLTGVEPAGYYAVTVIRMPDRPVGDRDLESGIEALVRDHQVPVTWCPERGGTGGGGGEGGGRGGELIALVPGGGPDTVRSAALPDLLAAPDPSAVPDLLRDVARAIGPLCAVGTAGAPVGELAGALDRARRISRAAPLRRTSARLRPHTLADVFVELTVADVPYVDEWLRTVARRLEPGPDLLLTLDAYYRHDMNRGSAAEALNVHPRTLDYRLRRVRELTDIDPGSTRGVRILSSVVARSLSGAWR
- a CDS encoding MMPL family transporter, yielding MATFLYRLGRLAFRRRWYVALVWAAVLAAVGLGAMKAPAAADEGFSMPGIESQKAFDLMEQRFPGTSADGATARVVFVAPGGEKVTAADNRKAVEKTVTELADGSQVASAADPFESKAVSKDGTTAYATVTYKVGPEELTDASRSHLVKALDEAQDSGLTVEAGGTAMEENGGPGGAAELIGVAIAAVVLLVTFGSLAAAGLPLLTAVIGVGVSMATILTLASTLGLSTTTGTLAMMLGLAVGIDYALFVVSRYREERAKGRTPEEAAGLAAGTAGSAVVFAGLTVVIALAGLAVVGIPMLTKMGLAAAGAVVVGVLIALTLVPALLGFWPNAVLTRRARKSGRVEKEAKDNGGTRWARFVLRRPVPVLLLGVVGLGALAVPMTDLQLGMPGDEAKSTSTTERRAYDALAEGFGPGFNGPLTVVVDAKGDSDAKGAVETISKEIGATEGVVSVSPARFNEAGDTAVFSVVPATAPTDQKTTDLVQTIRGERTGVETETGATFEVTGTTALNIDISDKVQAALVPYLIVVVGLAIILLMVVFRSLLVPLKAALGFLLSVLASLGVVVLVFQQGHGAELLGVEQTGPIMSLMPIFLVGIVFGLAMDYEVFLVSRMREAYVHGESPDQAVTSGFRHSARVVVAAALIMIAVFAGFIGESDSMIKMIGFGLASAVLFDAFVVRMAIVPAVLALLGHKAWWLPGWLDRLLPRVDVEGEALTRRAEPVPAPSEPADLEVART
- a CDS encoding response regulator transcription factor, which translates into the protein MSIRVLLVDDQALLRATFRILIDSCDDMTVVGEASDGAEAVNLARAHHPDIVLMDIRMPGVDGLTATSAICADPELSATRVLILTTFETEDYVAQALRAGASGFLGKDVTADTLLDGLRTVASGEALLSPGATRTLITRFLTSPAPGGHLAPPERLAELTVREREVMALAAEGKSNTEIAEDLTVSPLTVRTHVHRAMTKLGARDRAQLVVIAYQTGLVQAGPTAP